GAGATCGTGGCTATGGATGAGCCTTCTGTAGACGCAACATCTGGTAATAAGCTCTTTTATTGAGGATCAAGACAACAGCATGAATTCAATTAACAGTGATTTGTCCACTATGTGTTCCAGCTGTGAACTGCAGTGAAAACTTCCAGTGCAGCTCCAGTTTGTGCATCGGCAAAGTTAACCCGGAGTGTGACAGCGTCCCCGACTGCCCCAACGAGGCTGATGAAAGGAACTGTGGTAATTAACACAAAGCTCGCTGACCGCCGTAGATAACAGACATGTTGTtgagtatttttctttttcagactgCGGTGTGCGTCCTGCGGTGGGTTATCACAGGATCATCGGTGGAGTAACAGCTCGCAGGGGAGAGTGGCCCTGGATTGGCAGTCTCCAGTACCAGAGACTTCACATCTGTGGCGCCACGCTCATTCACAATAAGTGGTTACTGACTGCAGCACACTGTGTAAATAGGTACTAACAAAACAAACGCATCGCTTTGATGAACAACATTGACCCTTCTGTAACAGTATTTATCCATAACTCACCCCCACAGTGACCCCAGCCCCACCAACTGGGCTGTAAGCCTTGGATCTGTGCTACGATCCGGGGTGGGGGCTCTGGTTGTTCCCATACAGAGAGTGATCATCCATCCAGCTTTCAACGGCACCAACATGAACCACGACGTGGCCCTTCTGGAGCTGTCGGTCCCGGCCCCGATGTCCTACACCATCCAGCCTGTGTGTCTTCCCTCACCGGTGCATCGCTTCCTGAGGACCGCAGAGTGCTTCATCGCAGGGTGGGGGTCCATGAAGGAAGGAGGTGAGACATGAACTTACACAGATTTCCAAGAGAATATTAATCAGATGGCATACTGCATCTGCTGAGGTCGAGGTGTTCTTAGTCATATGAAGCCAGCCGCACTTATTTCTTGTATTCAGAAAtaggttttgtggaaaaacaaactaactaaaAAGGATTATTTTCCCAGGTTCTTTAACTAACCTGCTGCAGAAAGCTGCAGTGAGCATTATTGACCAGACAGACTGTCGGCAGTCATATGGAAACGTGCTGACGACCAACATGATGTGTGCTGGATTCATGCAGGGAGGGAAGGACACGTGTCTGGTAAGATACgtgatgtgaaacaaaaagcttttattcatgTCTGAATATGTGCTGAACGTTTGGGTGGTGCCATCTGAGCAGCCTCTGAGGAGTAAGACTACATATCAGCTCATAAAAAATGACTCTTgtactttgcttttttaatttggtaaaataaaaaataataataatgcatgtGATTGAATAAGCTTTAGGAAACCTGTTAAACAAGagataaatacaataatttttgcctattgtgtttttacaaaaaaacaccttttcttccctagcttttatttaaaatatctcCCCTTGTCTTCACGCAGGGAGACTCTGGAGGGCCGCTGACATGTCGTCACCTCTCCGGTCAGTGGTTTATTGCCGGAGTGACCAGCTGGGGACATGGATGTGGACGAACTGGCTTTCCAGGGGTTTACACTCGTGTGACGTCGATCAGAAAATGGATTTCTACACACCTACCTTTCTGAAAAGGCTGGTGGGGGAAGCTATTCTGCCTGTAGAAAATTTAAAGCTTGTGGACACgttgaattaaaaagaaaacaaaaaacaaaaaaattcctCTCCACAAACTTGTACTGTACATGGACTGAAGTCATGCAgaatacacacatacactcagTTAACTCTGTACTGACCTGTGTGGTCATGGGTGCTCCTGTAATACTGTGCAATTCTCTGCTCTAAGGCCATTCTTCTTTAACACGTACTGAAGAAATAATCGTGAGCTGTGGGTGATGGACATTCTGCCAACAGATGCATGATTGGACATATTtattacagttatttatttttctaataggtaaaaaaatatatattggtaacggtgttttcttttattttgatgctGTGTGGGTTTCTGATCATACACCAATCAGCTGCAACATTTTAACTCCTGATTGTCTCATTAGAGAGCCATTTTCTGCTGGGAATCCTTGCATCCTGAATTTGATGAtgatattttgactttaataatTTACTAAACACCTCGATAGACCAGAATTGTCCTCCTGCTGGACAACGCATCTCACCATGTCACAAAAGTCTCTCAGGTATGTCttaaagaatataaaaatcACTGAGAATTTTCCTCACCCTTTAAACTCAGATCGCAGTCCAAAGAGCATCAGTGggatatacaaaaaaaaaagaagagaatgtAACCAGACGGgtcacagctttttttaactataattcttttgttttttattgttgtggatGAGCAGGGGATGTGCTTCATCTGTGGCTacaatttatcttttaaaacctggttttAGAAAATAAGAGATGTGGCTTTTCTTTAGGAAAACGTGAGAAAAGGTGATACTTAGATCAGCTAACTTGAGCTTGATGAATGCAATTTGTGTCATTTCACTGATAAGTGGCTTTATTATATTAATGAGAGGCAAGGAAATGTCCAGACTGaccagatttattgttttttttttcattaaaatgtctttcattTACAGTCACATAACCCTTGCAGGATTCTCCCACTTAAACTTTGCAtcgctgcaggaaaaaaaaagaaaaaaaagaaccgtAGTTGCCATACATCTGACACCTGCACACTTAAAGCTGGGAAAGGTGCTGCAGACCCCTGCAGAAACAAGCCCACCTCTGTGGAGGGCAGCAGATCGAGTGACACAGAGGAAACATATCagacaaaactgttttgttctcCAGCTGTACTTTGATATCAGATGCTCAGAGGGTTGGAAATGTCAGACTCCCAGCTGTGAAAACACCAACATGCTCCTCGGTTCCTTCTGATGATTTTAGGAAAATCCTCTCCAAAGACAATAAAGTGTAACCTTGCCAACAGGTCTGCATggtgttttattgcattttagtGAACACGACTAACGATGCACCTCTTTAAATCTGTCTATGAACAGGAGTGTTAGCGATAATATTCTCAAAAACATGATTCAGACAACAGAAAAGTACATTAATGACTGTCTGCTGACATTAAAGTCGAAGTGTTTGAGCACCTGAGGGTCCAACAGGAGCAGGCAGGTGAAGTGCAGATAGAGGTGGGGCTTTATTTCAAACTCTAAAttaggtaaatttaaaaaatggcagcTAAGCAATTTAAAGGCTAATAAGCAGAATTTttgctgggaaaaaaatacaatttctgaaggcagaatataaatatatttgttttactaCTTGAGGAGTTCTGGTTACAGTTATTGGCAGACATAGCATGTTAACCTCTGTTCATGTCAGAAACCTGTACAAAGTGTTTTTGTCAAGCttgattatttttacatttaaaaataaggcTACTACATCACACTACTCCTGAAAAACGACGCGCAGAATACGAGTTACTGCATGTATAACacacaaataattaaactttattggTGATCTGTGTcatcagaggggaaaaaataaaatgtctgcagaGACACGGTTATAGTTTGGAGTCCACAGGCCTCGTCTGCCTGCTGGTCTGTCTGAGATTTTATGACAGATCTGTtgttgtgctgctgctgttcaacACCCATGCGTTCACAGTTCAGGACCTCCGGCGGCGCACTGTGCAGGTCCTTATTCTCAGCAGCAGTTCAatgaaaggaagaagaaaatcacATGGTCACATGCGAGCTCTTTCCCTCTGCAACCTGGAGTTGTATGTTCGGGACACGGTGTTCCAGGCGTCCATATATCTGTCCATACACATGGCAATACATTTCTGTGGAAGCAAAAATGGAAACAGTTTAAGAGATAAACTTCTAATAAAGGAAAAGTGAATATAATCAGATAAGGCAATGAGCTAGTCTCATAGCTATTAATCATCATAACAGAAAACTCCTGTTTGGtttattacaaacaaacatatttacagAATATTGCATCATCAACAATGGGTTTATttcactcaaacacacagataCCTGCTCTGAGTTGTCCAATGAGCTCCCTGGTTTGCCTATGCACTTCTTGAAGCATTTATCTGTCATTCTCTACAAGATAAAAACAGTGATTATTATAGTGTATAACACCAGCAACTCAGTATGATTCAACAGACCGACCAATATGCGCCAAATAGCAAGTATGACAACATAAAACTGATTAAGCCCATAAAACCTGCGAATAAGATCAACAAAACTCATCTTTGTAaggactaaaactaaaaaaaacagattttaaaactcGCACTCACTCAGAAGGAAGGCTTAGCTCAGTGTTAGCTTAGCCTTCACGTCCATTGATTTACCTGCAGAAGCTCTTGTGCGTTAGCTACCGCGATTTGGACCTTAACCTGTTCCATGATGGTACCGGCGTCCATTTTGCCGCCAGAACCTCCTGCTGAAAAATCCGAACCAAACCCGTCCATTTCTACTGGAGTTCTGCTCAAAAACTAGGTTTATTACGACTGCACGTGCTGCCAGCCGTTGCTAAGTTTAATACGCGACAGTTTGCAATGCCCTTGACTGAGGCGGATGTCACTGAACGTCATTTCCGGAAGAAACGACACTGCATTATGGgaaatgaagttttaaataaatgaacggTTTTCAAAGCGCTCTTCCGGTCGAATTAAAACGTGAACAACCTGAGCAACTATTGGTACTTATTGTTATGATAATATCAACTACTACAAATACAAACTACTCAGCAACTGAGCAACTATTGGTACTTATTGTTATGATCATATCAACTACTACAAATACAAACTACTGGCTTCAAACTGCAAAtcgataaaaataaattaataaaaacattaaagtctATAATTAGACAtacaatttatatttttaagttgGCCTACAGAGTTCAATTATGCAAGAAAACGTGCATTACTGAAGCAGatggcatttatttatttattgcatttcttaattttaaaaaagtgtttctcACTGGATCTGATTAAAATTTAATCTGCTCATGGCAAGTCGCATAATGAAAGTTATTATAATTCACCTTCAGAGCATCAACAGTTAGCTGACCTGATGcaacagtttttaacttttctacacatgactaaaacaaatcagacacATGGTGGCGCTGGAGGAAAAGAATGACATCTAAAGTCTGTCGATATTATTTACGGTGCTCCTGCATACAGTGTATGACGGGTTGTAGCGGGCTagatgtttgttaaaatacattcaTCTATTAAAATAAATCGGTTACAGATTGTCTGCATTATTTGACTGATACAagcataatttaaaaacacctaTTCGACACATCAATTCAAAACAGAGTACATTTAAGCTCCAGTGAGTCTTTTTCAGATGTGCTgccaataaatatttattatattaatatatattatttatactCATTATCAGAGAAAGTAAGCCCTGATACACATACATTCCACGTTCTTCTGGCCTGTCACACTAAGATCATTAATTGCTTTAAAGTACTGTTGGACCTCCACTTTGTTTGGTTGCTGTTATAAATTGCTGCCTGCAGTTAAAAAGAACACACTTTTCATCTAcaccagacaaaaacagacaatgaAACAAAGCATTTGCTTAAGCGTTTGGTAAGAAAATAGGAAGAACTTCTCTTTGTTTGGTGCTGAGGCCTCAGGAATGAAGATGCCCCCCTCCGAGGACCCCTCGCCTTAAGTTTCAGACACGGTGACCTCACTGAGAAGACCACCTGCCTTGAGTGAACAAACATGTGGTGCAGTAAATCCGCTGGCAACAATAAAACGACGGTTACTGTCATCTAAACGGACGCTCACTCTTCAGCGTTCTGTGATGCTGGAGGCATTAGTGATTAATTGTGGGGGGTCTGATTAGTGGCATACAGGCTTTCGAGTATTTAATGACCAGTTGCACAatactctctctcacacacacacagacaggcataCAGTCTTCAGAACAGTTTGGCTTGGAGCCATGGGGGTAGAAGAGAGGGGGGTTAAAGTGCAGCAAAATGAATTAACCCTAGATTATAATCATGAGTTCATTGATCTAATCTTCTTAAAATCTTAATCTCCTTCAGGCACACTTGTGTGTATGAGAGAATTTAGTCAAGTCAGCTTTTGAGAGGCTTCAATGAACAGCAATAGTTGTGAAAATGTGAATTATGAGCTCCTAATGTGGAACTTTGAAGTTATCTCAAGACTTTCagtgtagggtttttttttgtaacctaGGATGAGAGTGATACTGAAGCCCTTGACACGGAAACAATAGAAAACGTGCAGCTTACTAAAAAACACAACGAGACATGTCCTCATCCACACGATCTCTGGcagctgaggagcagcagcagaactttAGCTTCAAAAGCAGCTGCTGAGTGACAGAAAGAGGGAGTGaagagcacagaaaaaaaagaagaaggggaAACCTGAGAAGTGTGGCATCCACTCTGCAAGTGGGGCTGCTGGAGTTCAGTCAgttcagtgcaaaaaaaaacaaaaacaggctctTCAACAAAGTCTGTCTTTGGTCTGAATGAAGATGATACTTTGCCAAATAAAATGACCTCAGATCATTCAATCATAGCCACTTTTTTCTGACTCAAAATCCCTTTTTTCTGCTCAGGTGCAGCTTGTAGCACGAACAATAGCCACCCTCTGATTGTAAACCAAACAGGCAGGTTGCACAATAGCAGAGCCTTGAAAGTGGCACACCTAAATTAAATACTGCCTTTTTTTCTCATGTCAGTAACTACACTGACTGACATGTCGAGACAAGTCTCAACAAAGAAACTGGCAGCGAGAAAAAAAGATCTTAATTTCTCAAATTCCTATATGGATTTGTCACTCATAAATTCATTGAAAAAGTTTACACCTCTTTTCTTAAAGCTGCATGTCCCAGTGCTGCTGTGAGCTTTCATTGCTCGGTTCTGTCTCTTACTGTCAGTGTGTGCAGGGTGAGGCCAACCTGACCTGCTCGTTGTTCTGAAAAGCTGCCTGAAATGTAAGCGCATTCTCGATCAATTCTTTTAAAACCTCACAAGAACTCAAATCCTCCAGAAAATGTCAAGAATTTGACTGAAGAAAAAACTGTTCATGCTCCTTGGAGGGACTTAACCTGCAATCATATGATCATTACGATGGCTGTGGAGCCAAGCCTGGAGAAAGGAGGCCCATTGATATTACTGCTTATCTTGTTGTCCCTTTTGGTACTTGTGTAAATTTGTGCAGATATTAGAAGAATATTTTTGCTTCCTTAAAACCATAAGACGTTAGAAGACCTCAAGGCATCAATATTTTACTTTCTTAAAAACACGGGCTTaatatatttatgttgtttgcAATCATTTGAAATTTTGCCAcgcttttttttcatctttcccTAAGATTTTAATTCTTGGCAGTGTGCTGTGAAGGCTTTGATGCAATGTTTAGTTATTcatgcagagttttaaaaatgtacataagGCATAATTTAACACTTAGCTGGAGAAATTTCTAAATAATTCAGCCAACATTTTTGTGAGGTTACAAGTGTCTGAGGATGGCGCCGGGTGTGTTGGATATGCTCTTGACTTTCTGAATCCACTTTTGTAAACCAGACTATTAGCGTCTTTGCAAAACGCACAACATCGTGCTTAGCGTTTTATTCAATCTGCTGCGATTAAAAGCCTCAAGAGTGAAAAGGACGCAGCTTTCACCATGTGAGTCTGATGGGGTGTGTCGTCGTTGCACCACGGGGTCAAAGAAATACTTCACTGAGTTTTCGTTAAGGTCAAAATCAAGTTCAGGTTTGTAAACCATTAAACACTGCTCTTACATTATCTGAACTGGTGATGTCAATTATATACTATGGTATTTTACAAGATATGGTGTGTGAATTTGTCAGCATTACAGATGGTGTCAATctactgcaaaaacaaagcctTTAGTCGTTCTTCCAACTAACTTAATTTTATGCTGTTAAGTTTGGAGCTCTTCATATGCTCTTTTATCTGCATGATgtccttttatgttttgtttcacatgTTCCTCTTTTTAGTTTCACCCTGCCATAGCTATAGCATCAAAAGTAGTTCAGTGCATTTGCAATATTCGTAAAAAGGATATCCAAGTCTGTGTCACAATAGCAAGAGCAAGGATGCAAACATTATCTAGCatataaatgcttttaaacctgtttttgtgtattttttttaatgctatgAAAGATTATTAATGTCATACAAGATTTAATAATGTGGAGTAAATGGTTCCAATAATTTATAATATAGTAGTATGTGGTGCTtgattatttccttttaaatagaGCAGCGCATGTTTAACTTTACAGCTGTCTCTTATAAACTgatatgcaaaataaaatacatgtggttaaaaataaagtgcaCAGACTGTTTGCGTTATTGATACCCTGTATAGACTTGTGGGACATCTGAGTATCAGTAACACACAGACAATTATGTCATGTTTCATTGGCCTAatacttcagtttttatgtgtgcCTGTGGATTTTCTGCATTGGTTTGCTCTGATTTGTCTTGGCTCTGCAAGCAAGTTCTTTATGAACGTTAAATTCAAgtgtttattgtctttgtaGGCAGGTGAAACAGTTGGTGACAGGTGTTTTCTGGGGGTGATTTATTGCATTTGTTTGCAACAATACTGCGTGAAGAAAAGCTTTTCAGTGgagcttcagctcattggtcaGCTGCAGAGAGAGTGGGCGGAGCCGGAGTTAATACAGCGGCTGCTTCCAGCTCATTGGTCAGCTGCAGTGGGAGTGGGCGGAATCGGAGGGCTGCTTTCAGCTCATTGGTCGGCTGCAGCATGAGAGGGCGGGGCCAACGAGCACAACGGCTGCCTCCGCTCTTTTCTCTCCGCTTTGACTCGCGAGGCTGTGTGGCTTCCAGCTCAGCGCAACGAAGCTGTTAACTTTCCCACATTGTTCCTCCGCGGACGCCCTTAAAGTTTGGACACGAAGCTCAAATGGCCCGCACGCTTCCTCGCTGTTGTTTAGTTCGGAGTTCCGTTTTAAACTCGGAGAGCAGATTTGCCTAAACTGCGGCGCAACTTCGGACAGAGCAACTCGTACAAAGTTGTAGCCGAGAGAGACATAAAGGAATCCAGATCGGCTCCGTCTTGCTCCTTTCAAGGTAAGCATTTACTCAGACTCCTAATTCTCCTAAGAGTATCGATCACAGGAATTATTTGTGCTTGTCTCGACGTTCCCCTAACATCCGAAATGCGAGGATATTAGTTACAGAAGCCCTTTTTGAAGGCGGATGTTTGTGGCAGCAGCCTGGATGTTTtccggctgctgctgctaactTTGGAGGAAAGTTGAGCGGAGCAGAGTTTCGCATGTACGGCACAAAACGAATTGAATTTCACGCCGAGTCTTTCCACGGAAGTCCTTTTATAGCCGGGCTGAATAGCCGACTTAAATTTATCTTCTATGAAACAATGGAGGCTTCAAAGCGGAAGATATTTATTTGGTGGTTGTGGAGCAGAATGGAGTCTGTGTTAACCCACTCACTGTGCAGTAGGTGTTATagaaggggggagggagggggccTTTAGactttaaatcctgttttatcATGTCCTCCTGCCTTGTACGGGCAGCAAGTCCAGCCAAACACCTCCTGATGTTCTGAAGGAGTATTCTGGTTTAATCTGCTCCAGCCTGCTTACATAATGTTATCCTTAAGGAGGTGGTTAGAGGTGTCACATCAAGTATGTGGGCATGAAAGCTTCGCCTGTGGCTCCATCTTTGTTGCGAGACCAGCTGAGGAACAGAGTGAGCTGGCTCTCCTTTACCTGGAGGTGACTCACAGGCCTGGGCTGTTTATAGGGGCATTAAGATGTGATTCAGGATAACACACCCAGGTGTTTCGTCTTTGCTTAACAGTAATTACAGAAAGCTGTCTTTAAAGATTGTCaactgatgttttcttttttttccacccagcTCTGACAGTGATGTATGTCTTATTGATTTTTACGACATAAGTCTCAGATTATACCCACTTTGGTTGTCTTTAAGGCTGCTCCTTATCTGATCTTCTTTCATCTCCCTTCGGTCTAAAGTTCATTTCCGTTGAGCTGATAgaagtgttttagttttgaacaaTCATTCATCAGCTGTCGGTTTTGTTCATTCATGACAAAAGGGGAGTGTTCATGGTAGTGCTGGTGCACAATGTTTATAACGCTCCTCCTTCCTGCccagctgcttttaaaagtcagaaacaaTTGGCCGAACTTGATTTAAAGGGTTGCCTCTTTCTTGCTCTCTGTCCCGCTGCCAGGTCAAAGTCAAGATGTCTGTCAGCAACCACGAAAACAGAAAGTCTCGCTCAAGCTCTGGCTCCATGAATATCCAGCTCTTCCACAAGACGTCCCACTCCGACAGCTTGTTGACTCAGCTCAACCTGCTGCGCAAGCGGAGAGTCTTCACCGATGTCGTGCTGAAAGCCGGCAACCGCTCCTTCCACTGCCACCGGGCCGTCCTGGCCTCCTGCAGCCGCTACTTCGAGGCCATGTTCAGCGGCGGGCTCAGGGAGAGTCGCGACGCTGATGTCAACTTCCACGACTCTCTCCATCCCGAGGTGCTGGAGCTCCTGCTCGACTACACTTACTCGGCCAGAGTCATCATCAACGAGGAGAATGCGGAGTCGCTTCTGGAAGCTGGGGACATGCTTCAGTTCCACGACATCAGGGACGCGGCAGCAGAGTTCCTAGAAAAGAACCTCCACCCGTCTAACTGTCTGGGGATGATGCTGCTGTCAGACGCCCACCAGTGCCAGAGACTGTACGAGCTGTCGTGGCGGATGTGCCTGGCGAACTTTGCCACTCTCTTTAGGACAGAAGACTTCCTCAGCCTGCCCAAGGATAAAGTCCAAGAGCTGATCCTCAGTGAGGAGCTGGAGGTCGAAGACGAGAGCCTTGTGTATGAGGCCGTTATCGACTGGGTGAAGGCGGACATGGAGCGGAGACACAGCGAGCTACCAGAGCTGCTGCGCTGTGTCCGCCTGGCACTGCTGCCCGAGTCCTACCTGCTTAATAACGTCGCCTCGGAGGAACTGGTGATGTGCCACAAGGTGGGACGGGAGATCGTTGAAGACGCTGTGCGATGTAAGATGAAGATCCTCCAGAACGACGGGATTGTAACGGGGTTCTGTGCGCGACCAAGAAAAGTCAGCCAGGCCCTGCttctgctgggaggacagacttTTATGTGTGATAAAGTCTACATGATTGATAACAAGACCAAAGAGATCACCCCAAAAACAGACATCCCCAGCCCCAGGAAGGAATGCAGCGCATGTGCTATTGGTTGCAAGGTATGTATGTGATGTCAGCTGCTAAAcaattacctttttaaaatttatttgtgatttataCGTATTGTTCCTCTGTTTTTACATTAGGTTTATGTTACTGGAGGCCGTGGCTCTGAAAATGGGGCCTCCAAGGATGTCTGGGTCTACGACACATTACACGATGAGTGGTCGAAAGCGGCGCAAATGTTGGTCGCCAGGTTCGGACACGGTTCTGCAGAGCTCGACCACATGTTGTATGTGGTGGGAGGGCACACGTCTCTGGCAGGGTCCTTCCCCGCCTCTCCATCCGTGTCTCTGAAACAGGTCGAACAGTACGACCCTCAGACCAATAAGTGGACCCTGGTCGCTCCGCTCCGCGAAGGGGTGAGCAACGCCGCTGTGGTCGGCgccaaaaacaaactcttcgCCTTCGGCGGCACCAGTGTCAACAGGGACAAGTATCCCAAAGTTCAGTGCTTTGACCCGTGCCAGAATCGGTGGTCCGTTCCGGCTGCTTGTCCGCAGCTGTGGCGGTACACGGCGGCGGCTGTAGTCGGCAACCACGTCGTTGTGATCGGAGGCGACACTGAATTCTCAGCCAGCTCTGCATACAGGTTTAACAGCGAGACGTATCAGTGGTCAAAGTTTGGCGACGTTACAGCCAAGCGGATCAGCTGTCATGCAGTGGCATCAGGAAACAGACTGTACGTGGTTGGGGGGTACTTTGGGGCCCAGAGGTGTAAGACTCTAGACTGCTATGATCCATCAACGGACTCCTGGGACAGTGTGACCAGTGTGCCCTACTCACTCATTCCTACTGCCTTCGTCAGCACATGGAAGTACCTCCCATCATAGAGAGACACACTCTCTAAGGTTTCTAGGTGAGTAACTGTAGCTTCCTTAAGTTGACAtgtaaaaccaaatgtttttatgtgtgtattgTCAGATAATATATGGGAATTCACTGCAAAGAAGAGGTATTGCACAAATGATCTCCCACCACATTGTTACATAGCTACCAGGCCGGTGTAAGTGACACTTTGAACCCGAGGCGGCCAGTTTAAAGCCCCTAAATGTTTTCACGGTTGCTAGTGGTTACAGTTGTTAAAGATTATCTAAGTGCCGGGTGTTGGATAAACACGGTGGAGTCCTGGTTTTATAGAGCAAAAGGAATGTCAGCGGTGCTCATAATTACAAAGGCCGAGCTGCGAAATGTAGCCTTTGCTACTGACTGGAGTGCAGGGCAGAAGCAGGGGATCAGGTCTGTGCTTGTAGTGTCAGGAGTCAAGCAGGGTGCTCTGCAGGGCCTGGTGGACTGCCTTTTATTAGACATGAACTTCAAGCAGGAGTGGGGTGTGAAAGGGAGCGTCCAATTTAGATAAGATCAAgaacaccttttttaaaatgtatatattagACGCTTGTTGAGCTTTCAATTTTGCATACAAACTTTCCTGCAAGTCCTTCACTTCTTTCCTAATAAAAACGAATAATTCCCCAGTTATTTACAGGGTTTAAAAAGACCTGCTCAAGTAAACATACGTGTTGACAGAACAATCTGTTCTTTTCAAAGGATTAACAGTAGGTCAGTGAGCTTTTTATGGACTCCGGGACAGAGCAGCGGAGGAAGGACAACCTCATGTCAGGGAAACAGAAATATGatttcccacacacacacacacatatcatgCCAACCTGCTCAAGATTTACTTGGCTCAGGCTGCCTGAAGGGAAGACAGGTGGCAGTTTTCACAGTTTCGTGTTAGATAAGAGGTTTTCCCTGAGGTGTTTCTCTGTATTTGCAAAAAGAGAGGAAGGAGCAGGCCGGTAGCTGAAATGagatgggtaaaaaaaaaaacagcgatATTTTGGATTGTTAGAAGTTGTATTTATGTCGCCGTAGTGGTAAAACAAGTTTTGAATACCATTAGGACTAATGCACTTAggtaataaataatttaaaaaatcaatgcAGTGGTTTTGCTATAAAAGTGACGTTTATGCATCGTtattgatttttgtggttttcttttcgTTGCTGTAATGAAGCTGCTCAGGCTcaacctttttttgtgtaactttATCTAATATTTTGCTGTACTCTACCGAGATACTGCCTTACGAGAAACTTTTGTTATCCAAAACATCTGTCAGAGGTCAG
The Kryptolebias marmoratus isolate JLee-2015 linkage group LG24, ASM164957v2, whole genome shotgun sequence DNA segment above includes these coding regions:
- the timm13 gene encoding mitochondrial import inner membrane translocase subunit Tim13, producing the protein MDGFGSDFSAGGSGGKMDAGTIMEQVKVQIAVANAQELLQRMTDKCFKKCIGKPGSSLDNSEQKCIAMCMDRYMDAWNTVSRTYNSRLQRERARM
- the enc3 gene encoding ectodermal-neural cortex 3 — encoded protein: MSVSNHENRKSRSSSGSMNIQLFHKTSHSDSLLTQLNLLRKRRVFTDVVLKAGNRSFHCHRAVLASCSRYFEAMFSGGLRESRDADVNFHDSLHPEVLELLLDYTYSARVIINEENAESLLEAGDMLQFHDIRDAAAEFLEKNLHPSNCLGMMLLSDAHQCQRLYELSWRMCLANFATLFRTEDFLSLPKDKVQELILSEELEVEDESLVYEAVIDWVKADMERRHSELPELLRCVRLALLPESYLLNNVASEELVMCHKVGREIVEDAVRCKMKILQNDGIVTGFCARPRKVSQALLLLGGQTFMCDKVYMIDNKTKEITPKTDIPSPRKECSACAIGCKVYVTGGRGSENGASKDVWVYDTLHDEWSKAAQMLVARFGHGSAELDHMLYVVGGHTSLAGSFPASPSVSLKQVEQYDPQTNKWTLVAPLREGVSNAAVVGAKNKLFAFGGTSVNRDKYPKVQCFDPCQNRWSVPAACPQLWRYTAAAVVGNHVVVIGGDTEFSASSAYRFNSETYQWSKFGDVTAKRISCHAVASGNRLYVVGGYFGAQRCKTLDCYDPSTDSWDSVTSVPYSLIPTAFVSTWKYLPS